The Bdellovibrio sp. ZAP7 DNA segment CCAGAAAAATAGTGATGAATGTGCTCGCAAAAATCTTCCAATCCATAGCCGGTCCTTTAGAATATAAGTCAACTTCGACTATTTTATGAAACAGGTTGAAAGGAAGGCAAGATTGAAAAGTGAGTTTATTGCCGCCATGGATCTTTTGCAGGAAGAGGCGAGCCATGGTGACCTCTCGCTAAAAAAGGTATTCAATCTTCTGGGGGAGGAGGGCCACGGCATGATTTTGCTCGTGTTGTGCCTGCCGTATCTGTTTCCCATTCCTGTTCCAGGTCTTTCAACAATATCTGGCGGCTTGATCATTCTGGTTTCATTTTTTCTTTTTCTGCGCAGACCCCCGTGGCTTCCGCGCCGCTGGGAGAATGTTAAAATTTCTGCGAGCACGATTTTAAGAATCAGCAATCATGCTGAAAAAGTATGGACCTATGTCGCTAAGATCGTAAAAAAGCGCATGCTGTTTTTGCATGACACGCATTTCTTTCGTCTGTTGAATTTCTTGGTCCTGGCCGTGAATGCAGTTCTGCTGGCGCTTCCGTTGCCAATTCCTTTTTCAAACACGGTTCCCGCTATTGCCATCGTCCTGTGTGCAATCGGTTATCTGGAAAAGGACGGACTTTTCACACTGTTTAGTTATTTGTGGTGTGGGGTCGTTGTTAGTTTTTTTGCATCCCTTGCCATGGGAGCAAAGCATCTGTTTTAGTGCAGAGATCATTTGCAATCATAGGTTCACCCGCTATGATTTATATGTTCAATCAACAGGAGGAAAGAATGAAATCTTTGATCGCACTTTGTGCTTTCGCCATGACGGCAACTTTAACTACAGTTTCTTTTGCACAAACGCATGAAACGACGGCGCCAACGACAACACCTTCACCATCTGAACCTGCATCAGGTGCAATCGGCATGGGCCCTTGCGCAAAAGATATGGATCTTTTGTGTCCAGGAGTGAATCCGGGCAAAGAGATGCATAAATGCATGAAGGACAACCGCAAAAAGGTTTCAAAAGAGTGTAAAGCAAAAATGGCTGACATGAAAAAAGCCATGAAGGGTATCCATGCGGCCTGCCACGAAGACGCTGAAAAATTCTGCGGCGATGTAAAGCCAGGCAAGGGTGCAATGATGTCTTGTATGAAAGATCACAAAGACGAAGTTTCACAAGTCTGCAAAGACAAAATCGAAAATGTGAAAGCCAAACGCAAAAAGTAAAAAATAAAGCCGGGGAGACCCGGCTTTTTCTTTTCAAAAATGCTGCTTTAAAAAATCACGATGCAATTCTTTATCCTGATAGGTGTCTTCGGGATTTTTTAAATCCTGTTCGGAATAACCACTTTCAACTCGCACCACTGTGATTTTTTTCTCCGCCAAAGTGAAGACTCCGCGCCAAGTGCGATACGCGATCATGAATTCATTTTCAGACAATGCTTTCACTCTTTTCTTCTTTGAATTCACGGGTTCAAATTCCAACTGATGTTGAAGAAATCCCCGCAAGTTTTCAAGGCCCTTGGCTTCCAGATAAACCAAAGCTTTTTCGGCACTCACTGAAAATTCCACCTCATGCTTTTCAGCCTCATTCAGCCATTCAGGTTCAATACCTGGAAATGCATCTGCGTAGGCAACATAAGGTTTGATGTCCAGAATCGGGGATCCGTCTAAGATATCGGCACCCGCAACTTCGATTTTCAATTTATCAATCGAAACGACATCGACACAGCTCATGCCTACGGGATTTGGACGATAAGGTGAGCGTGTGGCAAAGACGCCAATCTTTGTGCTGCGACCGCGGGGAGGCAGCACCATAGGATTCCAGTGATTATTACGATGGAATGTAAAGATCACCCAGACTTTTTTGCAGCCCTCAAGGCCATCCAGAGCTTGCTCAAAATTTTGTCCAGCTAAAAGCTCAATCACACCATTGGCGTGATGGGCATCAGGCTGTCTCCCAGCTTCATAGGGATGCACCTGTGAGCTTCTAAAATGCCCAATGGGAGTTAGTTCTATTTTTTCGCTCGCCATTGCCTCATCCATTCAAAGCCCGCCACAGCGGCCGTCACACCAACATTTAAAGAGTTCTTGCGCCCGCGAAGAGGAATCACTCGAACCTCATCGATGACTTTTAAAATTTCGGGATCCAGACCGAAACGCTCATTTCCTAAAATGAACGCGGTCGGCTCTGTATCAAAAGATTCGTATAGATCTGAAGCAGAAGCTGCCGTTTCTAAAGCCACCAAGCGATAGCCATCTTCTTTTAAAGTTTCCAGGCAATCCATTAAATGGGAGTGTTCTTCCCACGGCATGTATTCCTGAGTGCCCATCGCGGTCTTTTCAACTTTCCACTGGGTGGGATTAGGAGTGTAGCCGCAAAGTAAAACGCGTTCAGCACCCAGACATTCTGCCGTACGAAAGATCGAGCCCACGTTAAAAGCGGAGCGAATGTTGTCCAGGACAAAAACCAGCGGCAAAGATTCCTGCGGCGTCGCTACCTTATCATTTTCAATAATAAGGAATTCGTCGTCCTGCAAATTGCGATGCAAAACACGCTCAAAGGGAATTCCATAAGCTACAAAATGCTTTAGAGTCATTTTGCCATGAAGGTGGGCCTCTGAAGCAGCCAGACGACTGACGTCGCTATTTTCGCTGCCAGAAAGTGCCGTGATCTTTTTCTTAAGTTCAGAAAGTTTTAAAGCATCAAAAGAAAAATCCCCCGATGATTTTTCAAGCTCCATAAAAAGCTTATGAATTTCTTCGAGGGATTTTTTATCTTGAACAGAAAGACTCATTATTTGACTCTTTGGCCGACCTGAGCGCCGTCATCCGGAGAAAGCATGAATAAATCGCTTCCACCAGTTCCCGCGGCTAAGACCATGCCTTCAGACATGCCGAATTTCATCTTGCGAGGTTTCAAATTCACACAAACCAAAAGTTTGCGACCGATCAATTGCTCGGCTTTGTAAGCCGCCTTGATACCAGAAATGATCTGACGAATCTCGCCACCACCAATATCAATTTTCAATTTCAAAAGTTTATCTGCTTCTTTGATTTCTTCGGCTTCAACCACCAAACCGACACGAAGCTCGACTTTTTCAAAGTCAGCAAATTCAATTTCGCCTGGTTTCGTGTCGCCCGCAGCTGCAGCTGCTTTTTTATCGCCACCAGTCGCTGCCGCAGCAGTTGGAGCCGTGGAGGCTGCCTTTTTAGCTGCTTGAATCTCTTCATTGATCTTACGGCTTTCTTCGACCATCGCTTTTACTTTGTCAGCTTCCACTCGAGTTGCCAGATGCTCGTAATCACCAATCTCACGGTTCGTAAGAACAGTGTTCACGTCATTCCAAACGTAATCTTTTTCACCCAAAAGCTTCGCCACTTTTTCGGTGTAGTACGGAAGAACTGGTTTCAGATAAATCGCAAGCATTCTGAAAACATTCAGAGTCGTCGTGATAACTTGCTTCGTGCCAACAGGATCCGCATCCAATGTTTTCCACGGAGCTTTTTCGTCAAAGTACTTATTGGCATCATCCGCCAAAGTGCGAATCTCAGCCAAGGCTTTAGCAAAATCACGAGCTTCATAATGGCCAGCAATCACTTCCGATTTTGCTTGAGCATGAGCGATCAGCTTTTGCCCTTCAGCATCTGGAGTGCTCATTTTGCCGTCCATTTTCTTTTTCAGCATCTGGCCACCACGAGAGCCCAAGTTTGTGATCTTGCCCACAAGCTCAGAATTCACGCGATTCACGAACTCTTCCAAATTCAAATCGATATCATCCACAGAGCTATTGAGCTTCGTGGAGTAATAGAAGCGAAGGTATTCAGGATTTAAGTGATTCAAATACGTGCGAGCCGCAATAAATGTCCCTTTTGATTTAGACATTTTTTCGCCATTCACCATCAAGTGACCGTGAACGAATACTTGATTTGGTGAGCGGAAGTCCGCAGCTTTCAAAAACGCTGGCCAGAAAATAGTGTGGAAGCGAGCGATGTCTTTACCGATAAAGTGGTAAATTTCACGCGTCGGATCCTGCCAGATGTCTTTCAATGTCTTGCCATTGTTCTTAGCCCAGATTTCTGTCGTGGACATATAGCCCATTGGAGCATCCACCCAAACATAGAAAAACTTTTTGCCATCAGTTCCCGGAATCGGAAAACCAAAGTACGGCTCATCACGAGAAATATCCAAGTCATGAAGATCTTCGTTAAACCACTCCAGCATTTTTTTAGCAATATCCGGTGCCGAGTGCTTTGGAATCCACTCTGCCAAATAATCTTTAAAGTCATTAAGCTTAAAGAAAATACTCTCAGAACCTTTAAGGACCGGAGCTGTTCCGCACATAGAACAGTGCACATCTTTCATGTCACTTGGAGAATAAGTCGAAGCACATACGTCACAAGAATCGCCATACTGCTCTTTAGCGCCGCACTTAGGGCATGTGCCTTTCACGAAGCGGTCTGGTAGAAACATTTTATCGTGATTACAGTAAAGCTGTTGAATCGCTTGGGTGCGGGTGTGACCACCTTCAACAAATTTACCATAGAACTGCTCAATCAAAGCTTTGTTCTCAGGTGCATTCGTTGAGCCATAGTGCGAGAACTTCACTTGGAAGTCTGCAAAGTCCGCCGTGTGTTCTTTAAAAGAATTAGCAATCAATTGTTCCGGAGTGATACCCAATTCACGGGCTTTTACCATGATCGGAGTTCCGTGAGTGTCATCCGCGCAAATAAAAACGCATTCATTGCCGCGCATATTTTGAAAGCGTGCCCAGAAGTCAGCTTGCAAGTACTCCACCAAGTGGCCCAAGTGAATGTAGCCGTTGGCGTAGGGAAGGGCGCAGGTCATCAAAATTTTACGCGGGGAACTCATCAGTTAAACTCCGTTTTTTTACTTATCTTGCCACTCCACCTTCCCGGTCTCGAGATGGTAAAGGGCTCTAGCAATTTTTACCTCACCAGAGGCTACAGCGTCACGCAAGATTTGTGATAGAGCTAAAAGATCGTGAGCTACTCCATTCACGTTTGCTGTGGATTCCTCAACGACACCTTCACTAGGTTTTTTGCTCGCGTATTGCTGCAAATGAGGCTTTAAATCCGCCACCAGGCCGTTTAATGCGGGGCTACCAAGGTCGGCTCCATCCAAAGACGCTAATGCCGCCCTCACGGCTCCACAGGAGGTATGTCCCATGACTACGATCAGATTAGACCCTAAGTGATCCACTGCGTACTCAATACTTCCGATGACATTGTCATCCAGTGCTTCGCCAGCCGTGCGCACAACAAAGATTTCGCCCAATTTTTGGTCAAACAAAACCTCAGGTGGAACGCGGGAATCACTGCAGGACAAAATAACCGCATGGGGTTTTTGACCTGAGACCAGGCGAGCCCGGTCTTTGGCGGAGGCGCCGTCTTTACGAACGCTGCCTTTCACAAAGCGCGTGTTTCCATTTTTTAACCAACCCAAAGATTTTTCCGCTGTCACGGGGCCTGCTTCGCGAGGTTTATGTTCGGCTGGTACTTGATGATGATCGCTGTGGTCGTGCTCATCTTGAGGAGGTTTGGTGATTGCTTGAGCCGTCGTTGCTGTCGCCGTAGCTTCGGGGTTTCTTTGTTTTTGTTTCGCCGTTTCAGCTGCAACCGCGTCGCGCAGTTCTTGGGCGCGGGCTTTATCTGCGGCAGTAGTTTTGTCTTCCGCCGGGGTTGTTAGGGGAGGAGTTTCGGTTTGATTTAAAGAGCGTCGACCTTGAAAGGCCGAACAAGCGGACAAACTTAAGGCAGCCAGTAAAAGAGTCACACGAAAAAACATTGAATCCTCCCTGATCGGTAATCTTATTGTCCAAATCGAAGCTTAAGATCGTCAAACTAAAAAACAAAAAACTTGCCAGAGTGAAAAGCTCTTCTGAGAATAGAAAAAGCACCTTAAGGAGTCGTCATCTATGTCAGTTGCCTTACTTACCGCCGAACAAGCCCGCGCGAAGCTTGCAGATAAAAATTATCCCGCACAGCAGACATATCTGGCCATGTATTCAACTTGGTGGGACGGCATTGTGACCGAGCCCGGAATGATGGTGGTGCCTATCGATGATCATCTGGTTCATCGAGGTGACGGGGTGTTTGAGGCCATCAAGGTCGTAAATGGTCGAGTTTTTTTATTCGAAGAACATCTGCGTCGCTTGGAAAATTCCGCCAAGCTCATCGGAATCAGTCTCCCGATGTCTCTCGATAAAATGAAATCCATCATTGCCGAAACCGTGACGGCAGTAGGAGTAAAGGACGCCCTGTTAAGGCTCTATGTTTCTCGTGGGCCTGGTGGCTTTACGACAAATCCTTATGACTCCGTGAGTTCCCAAATGTACCTGGTGGTGACGACACTTAAATTGCTGCCGTCAGAGAAATATCAGCAAGGCGTAAGCATCGGTAAAAGCTCCGTGCCACCGAAAGATCCTACGCTCGCAAGAATCAAATCCTGCAACTATCTTCCCAACGTTCTTATGAAAAAAGAAAGTGTCGACCGCGGGATTGATTTCACCATCAATGTGGACGAACAAGGAAATTTCCTTGAGGGGAGTACGGAAAACATCGTTATTCTAGATCAAGACGGATTCCTGGTAAGACCACCTCTTCATCAAATTCTTAAGGGCACAACCATGATTCGGACATTTGAACTTGCTGAAAAACTGGTGAAGTCCGGAAAAATCTCGGGCATCCAGGAGAGAAACTTTACCGAAGCCGACGTGAAATCCGCAAAAGAAGTCATGATGATTGGAACAACGCTCGATGTTTTGCCAGTGACGGTTTACGAAGGATCTAAAATCGGTTCCGGTAGTCAGGGGCCTGTTGCCAAAGAGCTCAACGAGCTTTTGCGCGAAGATATGAAAAACGCTGTCTTGATATAAAAAAAGCTCCGGCATTCCCCGGAGCTTTTTTAATTTTGACTCTAAATAAAAACTAAACTTCCAGCTGAATCTTATCTAAAAGTTCAGGATCAGAAAGCACAGCCTCGCCACCCATAGCGATCGCTGTCAGTGGGTTCTCAGCCACGCGAACAGACAGACGCACTTCATTTTGAATACGCAAATCAAAATCACGAATCAAAGCGCCACCACCAGCAAGGACAACACCACGTTCGATGATATCAGATACCAATTCCGGTGGAGTGTGTTCCAAGGCTTTGTGAATCGCATTGATAACTTCCTGAATACAGGAGTTCATCGCAAGACCCACATCTTCCGAGCTCACTTCGATCGTTCTATTCATGCCTGTCTCAGCATCACGGCCGGTAATAGTCGCCATTTTTATATCTTTTTTCGGAACTGCAGTTCCGATAGTGACTTTGAGATATTCAGCAGTTTGATCGTTGATGTGTAATTTTTTATAGCGTTTGAAATAATCGATAATCGCATCATCAATTTTGTGACCACCCACGCGAGCCGCTTCACAATAAACGATATCGGCAAGTGCGATAACAGCAACTTCCGTCGTGCCGCCACCCATATCGATGATCATATTGCCTTCCGCAGATTTAACATTCAGACCCGAGCCAATAGCCGCAGCCATCGGTTCGTCGATCAAAAATACTTCTTTGGCGCCCGCTGCTTTACAAGATTCAATAACGGCTTTCTTTTCCACTTCAGTCACGCCGTAAGGTAATGAAACCACGATGCGAGGGCGAGAGAATGCGGACTTTACACCCGGCTGACTTAAGAAATGTTTTAACATCACTTCCGTCGTTTCAAAGTCGGCAATGACTCCGTCACGGATTGGTTTTTGTGCGAAAATATTCCCGGGATTGTTGCTCAGTTTTTCCTTGGCATCAGTTCCAACCGCGATCACGCGTTTGCGACCGGGGCTGGTTTGTTGGTAAGCAATCAAAGAAGGTTCGTTCAGGATAATTCCTTTACCGCGAGCTGCGATCAAAGTATTTGCAGTTCCCAAATCCACGTAAAGGTCTGCAGCAGTACCGGCTTCGTCTTTAAACAACCATGAAAACATACTATCTACCGAATCCTTTGCTCGTCTCGAACGGAAAAGTCGCGAAAATGCTGATGTAAGTGTAAGACTTATTCAAGTCTACACCAAGTTCTGCACCCAACGTCATTGTGTCTTTTAACTCGGGATGATGCCATTCCGTGCCCACTGCCAGATTTGTTGCGACGTAATTATCATCTTTTGTGTTCAGGTAAGTGAATGGAATCGCCAGATATGGAACTGTCAGTCCATACTCGGTATCAAACTTTTTGCTCACCAGTGGAGCTACTTGAAGTTGAACAATGTTTTCATCTTTTTCACGAGCGATGCCCGCGCCGAAGCGAAGTCCCATCGCTGGTTGATTGGCAACGTCTGGAAAAGGAACCCATTTAACACTCGCGAAAGCATTAAAGTCGATGGAGCCGCCACCCAAAGTTAAGCGACCGCTTGTGGAATCATTGAAACCAGTTTCCGCAAAAATATTAAAATTTGCGCCGCTCTCTCTGTTTGTCAAAATTTGCGGCTCAACCCCGAATTGAAAAAGGTTGGAAGGAAGAACCTCCGCTGATTCGATAATGCTTAGGTAAGCATGGGCAGTGGAGGATAAAAAGAGACAGAAAACGAAGTATTTAGCAAATTTCATCAAGAAAGACCTTTCACTCAAAAAAATGGTATCGAGTTGCGAATCATTTGACAAGACCTTGATCGAACACCAAGCTAAATCAGTGACGAAACTTCCAATTTCCCTTGTTGTGATTGCCTTGAACGAAGAAGCCCATATCGACCGCTGCATTCGTTCCGTTCCCTTTGCTGATGACGTTGTCGTCGTGGATAGCTTTTCGACGGATCGCACCGTGGAGATTGCTGAAAAAGCGGGCGCCCGTGTTTTCCAGGAAAAGTGGCGCGGATTTGGTCCTCAGAAAGCCTTCGCCGCCGATCAGGCTAAGAATCACTGGATTTTGTCATTGGATGCTGATGAAGC contains these protein-coding regions:
- a CDS encoding exopolysaccharide biosynthesis protein, which produces MDLLQEEASHGDLSLKKVFNLLGEEGHGMILLVLCLPYLFPIPVPGLSTISGGLIILVSFFLFLRRPPWLPRRWENVKISASTILRISNHAEKVWTYVAKIVKKRMLFLHDTHFFRLLNFLVLAVNAVLLALPLPIPFSNTVPAIAIVLCAIGYLEKDGLFTLFSYLWCGVVVSFFASLAMGAKHLF
- a CDS encoding cysteine rich repeat-containing protein; the encoded protein is MKSLIALCAFAMTATLTTVSFAQTHETTAPTTTPSPSEPASGAIGMGPCAKDMDLLCPGVNPGKEMHKCMKDNRKKVSKECKAKMADMKKAMKGIHAACHEDAEKFCGDVKPGKGAMMSCMKDHKDEVSQVCKDKIENVKAKRKK
- the tsaA gene encoding tRNA (N6-threonylcarbamoyladenosine(37)-N6)-methyltransferase TrmO, whose product is MASEKIELTPIGHFRSSQVHPYEAGRQPDAHHANGVIELLAGQNFEQALDGLEGCKKVWVIFTFHRNNHWNPMVLPPRGRSTKIGVFATRSPYRPNPVGMSCVDVVSIDKLKIEVAGADILDGSPILDIKPYVAYADAFPGIEPEWLNEAEKHEVEFSVSAEKALVYLEAKGLENLRGFLQHQLEFEPVNSKKKRVKALSENEFMIAYRTWRGVFTLAEKKITVVRVESGYSEQDLKNPEDTYQDKELHRDFLKQHF
- a CDS encoding RNA methyltransferase; this translates as MSLSVQDKKSLEEIHKLFMELEKSSGDFSFDALKLSELKKKITALSGSENSDVSRLAASEAHLHGKMTLKHFVAYGIPFERVLHRNLQDDEFLIIENDKVATPQESLPLVFVLDNIRSAFNVGSIFRTAECLGAERVLLCGYTPNPTQWKVEKTAMGTQEYMPWEEHSHLMDCLETLKEDGYRLVALETAASASDLYESFDTEPTAFILGNERFGLDPEILKVIDEVRVIPLRGRKNSLNVGVTAAVAGFEWMRQWRAKK
- the metG gene encoding methionine--tRNA ligase, with amino-acid sequence MSSPRKILMTCALPYANGYIHLGHLVEYLQADFWARFQNMRGNECVFICADDTHGTPIMVKARELGITPEQLIANSFKEHTADFADFQVKFSHYGSTNAPENKALIEQFYGKFVEGGHTRTQAIQQLYCNHDKMFLPDRFVKGTCPKCGAKEQYGDSCDVCASTYSPSDMKDVHCSMCGTAPVLKGSESIFFKLNDFKDYLAEWIPKHSAPDIAKKMLEWFNEDLHDLDISRDEPYFGFPIPGTDGKKFFYVWVDAPMGYMSTTEIWAKNNGKTLKDIWQDPTREIYHFIGKDIARFHTIFWPAFLKAADFRSPNQVFVHGHLMVNGEKMSKSKGTFIAARTYLNHLNPEYLRFYYSTKLNSSVDDIDLNLEEFVNRVNSELVGKITNLGSRGGQMLKKKMDGKMSTPDAEGQKLIAHAQAKSEVIAGHYEARDFAKALAEIRTLADDANKYFDEKAPWKTLDADPVGTKQVITTTLNVFRMLAIYLKPVLPYYTEKVAKLLGEKDYVWNDVNTVLTNREIGDYEHLATRVEADKVKAMVEESRKINEEIQAAKKAASTAPTAAAATGGDKKAAAAAGDTKPGEIEFADFEKVELRVGLVVEAEEIKEADKLLKLKIDIGGGEIRQIISGIKAAYKAEQLIGRKLLVCVNLKPRKMKFGMSEGMVLAAGTGGSDLFMLSPDDGAQVGQRVK
- a CDS encoding carbonic anhydrase, giving the protein MFFRVTLLLAALSLSACSAFQGRRSLNQTETPPLTTPAEDKTTAADKARAQELRDAVAAETAKQKQRNPEATATATTAQAITKPPQDEHDHSDHHQVPAEHKPREAGPVTAEKSLGWLKNGNTRFVKGSVRKDGASAKDRARLVSGQKPHAVILSCSDSRVPPEVLFDQKLGEIFVVRTAGEALDDNVIGSIEYAVDHLGSNLIVVMGHTSCGAVRAALASLDGADLGSPALNGLVADLKPHLQQYASKKPSEGVVEESTANVNGVAHDLLALSQILRDAVASGEVKIARALYHLETGKVEWQDK
- a CDS encoding aminotransferase class IV — its product is MSVALLTAEQARAKLADKNYPAQQTYLAMYSTWWDGIVTEPGMMVVPIDDHLVHRGDGVFEAIKVVNGRVFLFEEHLRRLENSAKLIGISLPMSLDKMKSIIAETVTAVGVKDALLRLYVSRGPGGFTTNPYDSVSSQMYLVVTTLKLLPSEKYQQGVSIGKSSVPPKDPTLARIKSCNYLPNVLMKKESVDRGIDFTINVDEQGNFLEGSTENIVILDQDGFLVRPPLHQILKGTTMIRTFELAEKLVKSGKISGIQERNFTEADVKSAKEVMMIGTTLDVLPVTVYEGSKIGSGSQGPVAKELNELLREDMKNAVLI
- a CDS encoding rod shape-determining protein, yielding MFSWLFKDEAGTAADLYVDLGTANTLIAARGKGIILNEPSLIAYQQTSPGRKRVIAVGTDAKEKLSNNPGNIFAQKPIRDGVIADFETTEVMLKHFLSQPGVKSAFSRPRIVVSLPYGVTEVEKKAVIESCKAAGAKEVFLIDEPMAAAIGSGLNVKSAEGNMIIDMGGGTTEVAVIALADIVYCEAARVGGHKIDDAIIDYFKRYKKLHINDQTAEYLKVTIGTAVPKKDIKMATITGRDAETGMNRTIEVSSEDVGLAMNSCIQEVINAIHKALEHTPPELVSDIIERGVVLAGGGALIRDFDLRIQNEVRLSVRVAENPLTAIAMGGEAVLSDPELLDKIQLEV